A single window of Candidatus Methylomirabilis sp. DNA harbors:
- a CDS encoding oligopeptide/dipeptide ABC transporter ATP-binding protein — MENLVLCRLVDVKKYFAIPQRFHIRHLLGGAPPPRVVKALDGISLEIRQGKTLGLVGESGCGKTTTGRLVMRADRPSAGEILFNGTDITHLTGEALFHYRRQAQIIYQDPFTSLNPRMTVRRIIREPLEVHRVVPAAAMEDRVQALLAKVGLDRSAADRYPHEFSGGQIKRVAIARAIAVEPKLLVADEAVSGLDLSVKAQILNLLQDLQEELGLTYIFISHDLGVVQYVCHMVAVMYLGRVVELGTPARIFKAPQHPYTIALLQSFPRMKGEVSDFEIRATIRGEIPSPIDLPPGCRFQQRCPKKQARCEQEEPELLPVGDGHQAACFYPGP, encoded by the coding sequence GTGGAGAACCTGGTCCTCTGCCGCCTGGTGGACGTCAAGAAGTACTTCGCGATCCCGCAGCGGTTCCACATCCGCCATCTCCTGGGCGGGGCACCGCCCCCCAGGGTCGTGAAGGCGCTGGATGGGATCAGCCTGGAGATTCGCCAGGGAAAGACGCTCGGCCTGGTGGGAGAGTCCGGGTGCGGGAAGACCACCACCGGCCGCCTGGTGATGCGGGCCGACCGGCCCAGTGCCGGCGAGATCCTCTTCAATGGCACCGACATCACTCATCTGACGGGGGAGGCGCTCTTCCACTACCGGCGGCAGGCCCAGATCATCTACCAGGACCCGTTCACCTCCTTGAACCCCCGCATGACGGTCCGCCGGATCATCCGGGAGCCTTTGGAGGTCCACCGGGTAGTTCCGGCGGCGGCGATGGAGGACCGGGTCCAGGCACTGCTCGCCAAGGTCGGCCTGGACCGGAGCGCCGCGGACCGTTACCCCCACGAGTTCTCCGGCGGCCAGATCAAGCGGGTGGCCATCGCCCGGGCCATCGCCGTGGAGCCGAAACTGCTGGTGGCGGACGAAGCGGTCTCAGGGCTGGATCTTTCGGTGAAGGCGCAGATCCTGAATCTGCTGCAAGACCTGCAGGAGGAGTTGGGCCTGACCTACATCTTCATCTCCCACGACCTGGGAGTGGTCCAATACGTCTGCCACATGGTGGCGGTCATGTATCTCGGACGGGTCGTCGAGCTCGGGACGCCTGCCCGAATCTTCAAGGCTCCCCAGCATCCCTATACGATTGCCCTCCTGCAGTCCTTCCCCCGGATGAAGGGGGAAGTCTCCGATTTCGAGATCCGCGCCACCATCCGCGGCGAGATCCCCAGCCCCATCGACCTCCCCCCCGGGTGCCGGTTCCAGCAGCGGTGCCCCAAGAAGCAGGCCCGGTGCGAGCAGGAGGAGCCCGAACTGCTCCCCGTCGGGGACGGCCATCAGGCGGCCTGCTTCTACCCGGGCCCCTAG